The following coding sequences lie in one Halorarum halophilum genomic window:
- a CDS encoding apurinic/apyrimidinic endonuclease family protein, translating to MDSSYLTGPVPRIEAKPEHLELISKARTAEAMMLDYPHARRLEQNGVDLSELDAKVILTSTIPDEELEEWFPERELALAERIGADAIVPCDRPVYDRDSRAQRIETIQTYVADLSDIVPRFQAAGVETVPLVKGETEFERGLCYNAFDELGCSRVAYYCVQYFSYGFRYQALLDRIQRISLEYNPDNMMLIGFQSENLVSEFPPCITGVAGQRWLRKSNPRNVSIEKSALDYDRWSRQVTSALCIGQPPLHAFEDARGWA from the coding sequence GTGGATAGTAGCTATCTCACTGGACCGGTTCCACGGATAGAAGCAAAGCCTGAGCATCTAGAACTCATCTCGAAAGCGAGGACAGCTGAGGCGATGATGCTCGATTACCCTCACGCGCGACGCTTGGAGCAGAATGGAGTTGACCTCTCTGAACTTGACGCCAAAGTCATTCTTACCTCCACGATTCCCGACGAAGAACTGGAAGAGTGGTTCCCAGAACGGGAATTGGCGCTTGCCGAGCGCATCGGGGCCGATGCTATCGTCCCGTGCGACCGTCCAGTCTATGACCGTGACTCGCGTGCTCAACGAATTGAAACAATCCAGACGTACGTAGCAGACCTCTCGGATATCGTTCCCAGGTTTCAGGCTGCCGGCGTTGAGACGGTTCCTTTGGTAAAAGGAGAAACCGAGTTCGAACGGGGCCTGTGCTACAACGCATTCGATGAACTCGGATGTTCTAGGGTCGCGTACTACTGTGTGCAGTATTTCAGCTATGGATTTCGCTATCAGGCACTCTTAGACCGTATTCAACGAATCTCACTCGAATACAACCCAGACAACATGATGCTAATCGGTTTCCAGTCAGAGAACTTGGTATCGGAATTCCCACCATGCATTACCGGAGTCGCCGGTCAGCGATGGTTACGCAAATCGAACCCTCGTAACGTGTCAATAGAGAAATCAGCACTTGACTACGACCGATGGAGTCGACAGGTCACTTCTGCTCTCTGTATCGGGCAACCGCCGCTTCATGCATTCGAGGATGCACGGGGGTGGGCGTGA
- a CDS encoding CBASS oligonucleotide cyclase, translating to MGTGIAPPGHPDNREEEESVGASSEQTSLDDYANETGPTNRQGETINERRERIQQILEEEMDIVESHQFGSFTRGTMVGPLSEDSDTDVMFVLSREEHGKWERGKNGSRNCLRAVKRALEKRYPNSKVSIDRNVVSVQFHDFTVDVAPAFRDGTGGYKIPDTYSKGRSWVRTNPRGYKQRFEAVDSARGGRLQKVARVAKKLRENRNIPISSYHMEVMAYDYVHNHPNQDASTEELVEGFVEELPRRVSRGTRDPVNGDRLDSNMDRSNRKEAIKKAKTARKRMREASEHRRRGESEAANEKYGDALGEDID from the coding sequence ATGGGCACTGGAATCGCGCCGCCAGGCCATCCCGACAATCGGGAGGAGGAAGAATCCGTGGGGGCCAGTTCCGAGCAAACCTCGTTAGACGACTACGCTAACGAGACCGGTCCCACGAATCGGCAAGGAGAGACAATCAACGAACGTCGCGAGCGAATCCAGCAGATACTGGAAGAAGAGATGGATATCGTGGAGAGCCACCAATTTGGGTCCTTTACACGAGGAACGATGGTCGGCCCCCTCTCGGAAGACTCCGATACAGACGTGATGTTTGTACTAAGCCGTGAGGAGCACGGAAAGTGGGAACGTGGAAAGAATGGTTCAAGGAACTGTTTGCGTGCGGTGAAGCGTGCGCTGGAGAAACGATATCCAAACTCGAAGGTGAGTATCGACCGGAACGTCGTGAGCGTCCAGTTCCATGACTTCACTGTAGATGTTGCCCCAGCGTTCCGAGATGGAACTGGCGGCTACAAAATCCCGGACACGTACAGCAAGGGACGCTCGTGGGTGCGGACAAACCCGAGAGGTTACAAGCAACGATTTGAGGCCGTTGATAGCGCTCGTGGAGGGCGACTCCAAAAGGTCGCTCGGGTTGCAAAAAAGCTCCGTGAGAATCGCAACATCCCCATCAGCTCGTATCACATGGAGGTGATGGCTTACGACTACGTTCATAATCATCCGAATCAAGATGCTTCAACGGAGGAGTTGGTTGAGGGGTTCGTCGAGGAACTTCCCCGGAGGGTCTCACGAGGCACGCGGGACCCCGTCAACGGTGACCGATTGGACTCGAACATGGACCGCTCGAACCGAAAAGAAGCCATAAAGAAGGCCAAGACAGCCCGCAAGCGAATGCGGGAAGCAAGTGAGCATCGACGTAGAGGGGAGAGTGAAGCAGCGAACGAAAAGTACGGAGACGCTCTCGGGGAGGACATTGACTGA
- a CDS encoding SLATT domain-containing protein, translated as MEGLRSKLRYRAENKADSICYTYKQHFAAANFYRALSRALDCVMFVAAALILATNFWGVMPNRYIAVPALLIAAITGYRRGTNLEDRTEEFRRSARRHHVLFDEYRDFLMITLAADELSTKELRSEFDRLSDERRDLNQTTPDASEVWYRYVKWKGEDQILEEITTTPEAREVLSGKND; from the coding sequence ATGGAGGGACTCCGGAGTAAGCTGCGTTATCGGGCCGAGAACAAAGCAGATTCAATTTGCTACACGTACAAGCAACACTTCGCCGCCGCCAACTTCTACCGGGCTCTATCTCGGGCATTAGACTGTGTAATGTTCGTCGCCGCGGCACTGATTCTCGCCACTAACTTCTGGGGGGTCATGCCAAACAGATACATCGCGGTACCCGCGTTGCTCATCGCGGCCATCACGGGTTATCGGAGGGGAACAAATCTGGAGGACAGGACAGAGGAATTTCGACGGTCGGCACGGCGCCATCACGTCCTGTTTGATGAGTATCGGGATTTCCTCATGATTACCCTTGCCGCAGATGAACTGAGCACAAAGGAACTGCGGTCTGAATTTGACCGTCTTAGTGACGAGCGTCGAGACCTCAACCAGACGACACCCGACGCAAGTGAAGTCTGGTACCGTTATGTCAAATGGAAAGGTGAGGACCAGATTCTGGAGGAAATTACAACGACTCCTGAAGCTCGGGAGGTACTGTCCGGCAAGAACGATTGA
- a CDS encoding DNA polymerase sliding clamp, protein MFKAIVSASTLRDALDSVSVLVDECKIRLNEDELAIRAVDPANVGMVDLSLEAAAFESYEADGGVIGVNLNRLEDIAGMASSGDLVHLELDEETRKLHIEMEGLSYTLALIDPDSIRQEPDIPDLDLAAEIVLEGAQLDRGIKAADMVSDHIRLRVDEADEAFIIEAEGDTDDVDLRLPREDLIDLQAGPADSLFSLDYLKDMNKAIPSDAEVRIELGEEFPVKLHYEFAEGMGHTTFMLAPRIQSD, encoded by the coding sequence ATGTTCAAGGCCATCGTGAGCGCGTCGACCCTCCGGGACGCGCTCGATTCGGTGAGCGTGCTGGTCGACGAGTGCAAGATCCGGCTGAACGAGGACGAGCTCGCGATCCGGGCCGTGGACCCCGCGAACGTGGGGATGGTCGACCTGTCGCTCGAAGCCGCCGCGTTCGAGTCCTACGAGGCCGACGGCGGCGTCATCGGCGTGAACCTCAACCGGCTCGAGGACATCGCCGGCATGGCCAGCTCCGGGGACCTCGTCCACCTCGAACTCGACGAGGAGACCCGCAAGCTCCACATCGAGATGGAGGGGCTCAGCTACACGCTCGCTCTCATCGACCCGGACTCCATCCGCCAGGAGCCGGACATCCCCGACCTCGATCTGGCCGCCGAGATCGTCCTGGAGGGCGCCCAGCTTGACCGCGGTATCAAGGCCGCCGACATGGTGAGCGACCACATCCGCCTCCGCGTCGACGAGGCCGACGAGGCGTTCATCATCGAGGCCGAGGGCGACACCGACGACGTCGACCTGCGGCTCCCCCGCGAGGACCTCATCGACCTCCAGGCCGGCCCAGCCGACTCGCTGTTCTCGCTCGACTACCTGAAGGACATGAACAAGGCCATTCCGTCGGACGCGGAGGTCCGCATCGAACTCGGCGAGGAGTTCCCCGTGAAGCTCCACTACGAGTTCGCCGAGGGCATGGGCCACACCACGTTCATGCTCGCACCGCGCATCCAGAGCGACTGA
- a CDS encoding HAD family hydrolase codes for MSDVAVWFDLDGTLLAFDDYGAVVEHACVEMGIDPTDAFLEAYYDRFFDAFRNYHPDPFRAGVERAVMATGSYVDAVAFVDTIREAEFDAAKVPEAVHDALAELEAADGVALGVLTNGLEEWQRGKLEANELLGYFDATLTSYEVGRHKPAPEVFARAEKLLPADEHVMVGDDDEADVAGARERGWRAIHVDGPESVGDAVARIR; via the coding sequence ATGAGCGACGTCGCCGTCTGGTTCGACCTCGACGGGACCCTCCTCGCGTTCGACGACTACGGCGCGGTCGTCGAGCACGCCTGCGTCGAGATGGGCATCGACCCGACCGACGCGTTCCTGGAGGCGTACTACGATCGGTTCTTCGACGCGTTCCGGAACTACCACCCGGACCCGTTCCGCGCCGGCGTCGAGCGCGCCGTGATGGCCACGGGGTCCTACGTGGACGCGGTCGCGTTCGTCGACACCATCCGGGAAGCCGAGTTCGACGCGGCAAAGGTACCCGAGGCGGTCCACGACGCGCTCGCCGAACTCGAGGCGGCGGACGGCGTCGCGCTCGGCGTCCTGACGAACGGGCTCGAGGAGTGGCAGCGCGGGAAACTGGAGGCCAACGAGCTGCTGGGGTACTTCGACGCGACCCTGACGAGCTACGAGGTCGGCCGGCACAAGCCCGCCCCGGAGGTGTTCGCCAGGGCCGAGAAGCTCCTCCCGGCCGACGAGCACGTGATGGTCGGCGACGACGACGAGGCGGACGTAGCGGGGGCTCGCGAACGCGGCTGGCGGGCGATTCACGTCGACGGCCCGGAGTCGGTGGGGGATGCCGTGGCCAGGATTCGGTAG
- a CDS encoding MFS transporter, which produces MSLTRSASVGDTESPPAGSRRAVAVVVGVVFLDLLGFGVVIPVLPFYVRSLGVSDLFIGLLAASYSLAQFLAAPTLGRLSDQYGRRPVIMGSVAAAAVAWTVFGLAAEVGSLAGTAAAVATLFASRLLAGAAGGNIAAAQAYVADVTPEDRRAGALGLVGAAFALGFVFGPAIGGLAASDGVVAAADGVLPAFVPTTRFSLPSFVAAGMSLLALVAAALVLKEPTRERRPTPRISLVESFRAALADATLRPLVIAFFLASVSFAGIQVMFIPFAADFYGYGATEAALFLTYIGVIGTVNQGVLVGRLERRLGAAPLALAGGVSLALALALLPFTPQVGSLLPSFGGPAWLDGPLLALLVDGALLSFGNGAITVSLSTLVSRGASEETQGAAFGVTQGAGSLGRTVGPPVAAAAYVAAYWSPFVAGAVVLVPALLLLRR; this is translated from the coding sequence GTGTCGCTCACGCGCTCGGCCTCCGTCGGTGACACGGAGTCGCCGCCGGCAGGGTCCCGGCGCGCGGTCGCCGTCGTCGTCGGCGTCGTCTTCCTCGACCTGCTCGGCTTCGGTGTCGTCATCCCCGTCCTCCCGTTCTACGTCCGCTCGCTCGGCGTCAGCGACCTGTTTATCGGGCTGCTCGCCGCCTCGTACTCCCTCGCGCAGTTCCTCGCTGCCCCCACGCTGGGTCGTCTCTCCGACCAGTACGGCCGCCGGCCGGTCATCATGGGCTCGGTCGCCGCCGCGGCGGTCGCCTGGACCGTGTTCGGACTCGCCGCCGAGGTGGGGAGCCTCGCCGGCACCGCAGCGGCCGTCGCCACGCTGTTCGCCTCCCGTCTGCTCGCTGGCGCGGCCGGCGGGAACATCGCCGCCGCGCAGGCGTACGTCGCCGACGTGACGCCGGAGGACCGCCGCGCGGGCGCGCTCGGCCTCGTCGGCGCGGCGTTCGCGCTCGGGTTCGTCTTCGGTCCGGCCATCGGCGGCCTCGCCGCGAGCGACGGGGTCGTCGCCGCCGCCGACGGCGTCCTCCCGGCGTTCGTCCCGACGACCCGATTCTCCCTGCCCAGTTTCGTCGCCGCCGGCATGTCGCTGCTCGCGCTCGTCGCCGCCGCGCTCGTCCTGAAGGAGCCGACGCGGGAGCGTCGACCCACCCCCCGAATCTCGCTCGTCGAGTCGTTCCGGGCCGCGCTGGCGGATGCGACGCTTCGACCGCTCGTGATCGCCTTCTTCCTCGCGTCGGTCTCGTTCGCCGGCATCCAGGTGATGTTCATCCCGTTCGCGGCGGACTTCTACGGCTACGGCGCGACGGAGGCCGCGCTCTTCCTCACGTACATCGGCGTGATCGGCACGGTGAACCAGGGCGTGCTCGTCGGGAGACTGGAGCGTCGACTCGGCGCGGCCCCGCTCGCGCTCGCCGGCGGCGTCTCGCTCGCGCTGGCGCTGGCGCTGCTGCCGTTCACCCCGCAGGTGGGGAGCCTGCTCCCGTCGTTCGGCGGGCCGGCGTGGCTCGACGGCCCGCTGCTGGCCCTGCTCGTGGACGGCGCGCTGCTCTCCTTCGGCAACGGCGCGATCACGGTCTCACTGTCGACGCTCGTCTCGCGGGGGGCGAGCGAGGAGACCCAGGGCGCCGCCTTCGGCGTCACGCAGGGCGCCGGGAGTCTCGGACGGACGGTCGGGCCGCCGGTCGCGGCCGCCGCCTACGTCGCGGCCTACTGGTCGCCGTTCGTCGCGGGTGCGGTGGTGCTGGTGCCGGCGTTGCTGCTGTTGCGGCGGTGA
- a CDS encoding DUF7474 family protein, whose amino-acid sequence MPRFAYPCPGCRTSNSLHDAACDFEGTAWNRVEKAYTDLLAVLVRETITEDALRHAVHGEWGRLHNAALDLLVREGRVQETDAGLRLLTAEEYREEVSEPTTEPMATIYRQGSYPGAHDNAVFAMIAWYEMVGLSWEETRQHTIEWLEESGTWARGGFEEASPGALVDKKRHVYEAGYGWKEKARAAKRVIEAHRG is encoded by the coding sequence ATGCCGCGGTTCGCGTACCCCTGTCCGGGCTGTCGCACCAGCAACAGCCTGCACGACGCCGCCTGCGACTTCGAGGGGACCGCCTGGAACCGCGTCGAGAAGGCGTACACCGACCTGCTCGCGGTGCTCGTCCGGGAGACGATCACCGAGGACGCCCTCCGCCACGCCGTCCACGGCGAGTGGGGGCGGCTCCACAACGCCGCGCTCGACCTGCTCGTCCGCGAGGGCCGGGTGCAGGAGACCGACGCGGGCCTCCGGCTGCTCACCGCCGAGGAGTACCGCGAGGAGGTGTCCGAGCCGACGACCGAGCCGATGGCGACCATCTACCGCCAGGGGAGCTACCCCGGCGCCCACGACAACGCCGTGTTCGCGATGATCGCCTGGTACGAGATGGTCGGGCTCTCCTGGGAGGAGACCCGCCAGCACACCATCGAGTGGCTGGAGGAGTCGGGAACCTGGGCCCGCGGCGGCTTCGAGGAGGCCTCCCCCGGCGCGTTGGTGGACAAGAAGCGTCACGTGTACGAGGCCGGCTACGGCTGGAAGGAGAAGGCCCGGGCCGCGAAGCGGGTCATCGAGGCCCACAGGGGCTGA
- a CDS encoding signal recognition particle protein Srp54 has product MVLDDLGSSLRDTMDTLRGKSRLDEADVEEVVREIQRSLLSADVDVGLVMELSDSIETRALEEEPPGGTTARDHVLKIVYEEMVGLIGESTELPLQEQTILLAGLQGSGKTTSAAKMAWWFSKKGLRPAVIQTDTFRPGAYDQAKQMTEDAEVQFYGDPDADDPVQIARDGLEATSDAEVHIVDTAGRHALEDDLIAEIEEIDSVVDPDRSLLVLDAAIGQGAKDQAQRFEESIGIDGVVITKLDGTAKGGGALTAVNETGSSIAFLGTGETVQDIERFEPNGFISRLLGMGDLKQLSERVERAMEETQEEDDWDPEDMMEGEFTLKDMRNQMRAMDRMGPLDQVMDMIPGLGGGIMDQLPDDAMDVTQDRMRSFDILMDSMTEAELEDPSVIGAERQRRIAHGSGVPAERLEELLEQHRMMKRTMEQFAGMGDGDMQRMMKKMQNQGGGGGGGMGGMGPFGD; this is encoded by the coding sequence ATGGTACTCGACGACCTCGGGAGTTCCCTGCGGGACACGATGGACACCCTCCGCGGGAAGTCCCGGCTCGACGAAGCCGACGTCGAGGAGGTTGTCCGGGAGATCCAGCGCTCGCTCCTCTCGGCCGACGTCGACGTGGGCCTCGTGATGGAGCTGTCGGACAGCATCGAGACCCGGGCGCTGGAGGAGGAGCCGCCGGGCGGGACGACCGCGCGCGACCACGTCCTCAAGATCGTCTACGAGGAGATGGTCGGGCTCATCGGCGAGTCCACGGAGCTCCCGCTGCAGGAGCAGACCATCCTGCTCGCCGGCCTCCAGGGGTCGGGGAAGACGACCTCCGCCGCGAAGATGGCCTGGTGGTTCTCGAAGAAGGGGCTCCGCCCCGCGGTCATCCAGACCGACACCTTCCGGCCCGGCGCGTACGACCAGGCCAAGCAGATGACCGAGGACGCCGAGGTGCAGTTCTACGGCGACCCCGACGCGGACGACCCCGTGCAGATCGCCCGCGATGGGCTCGAGGCCACCTCGGACGCCGAGGTGCACATCGTCGACACCGCCGGCCGCCACGCGCTCGAGGACGACCTCATCGCCGAGATCGAGGAGATCGACTCGGTCGTCGACCCTGACCGCTCGCTGCTCGTGCTCGACGCGGCGATCGGCCAGGGCGCGAAGGACCAGGCCCAGCGGTTCGAGGAGTCCATCGGCATCGACGGCGTCGTCATCACCAAGCTCGACGGGACGGCGAAGGGTGGTGGCGCGCTGACCGCGGTCAACGAGACTGGCTCGTCCATCGCCTTCCTCGGCACCGGCGAGACGGTCCAGGACATCGAGCGCTTCGAGCCGAACGGCTTCATCTCGCGGCTGCTCGGGATGGGCGACCTGAAACAGCTCTCCGAGCGTGTCGAGCGCGCGATGGAGGAGACCCAGGAGGAGGACGACTGGGACCCCGAGGACATGATGGAGGGCGAGTTCACCCTGAAGGACATGCGCAACCAGATGCGCGCGATGGACCGGATGGGCCCGCTCGACCAGGTGATGGACATGATCCCGGGCCTCGGCGGCGGCATCATGGACCAGCTCCCGGACGACGCGATGGACGTGACCCAGGACCGGATGCGGAGCTTCGACATCCTGATGGATTCGATGACCGAGGCGGAACTGGAGGACCCGAGCGTCATCGGCGCGGAGCGCCAGCGCCGCATCGCCCACGGGTCGGGCGTGCCCGCGGAGCGACTCGAGGAACTGCTGGAGCAGCACCGGATGATGAAGCGGACGATGGAGCAGTTCGCCGGGATGGGCGACGGCGACATGCAGCGGATGATGAAGAAGATGCAGAACCAGGGCGGCGGTGGCGGCGGCGGGATGGGCGGGATGGGCCCGTTCGGCGATTAG